A window of the Gemmatirosa kalamazoonensis genome harbors these coding sequences:
- a CDS encoding AAA family ATPase produces MANPARLDARAPRGAPTLDDAGPLVDAVRALRAQVARRVVGQDQVVEELLLAIVAGGHARLVGVPGLAKTLLVKSLAEAMHLDFRRIQFTPDLVPSDITGTEILEEDHATGGRAFRFVPGPIFGNIVLADEINRAPPRTQAALLEAMQEHAVSAAGRTMRLPEPFFVLATQNPIEQEGTYPLPEAQLDRFLFDVRVSYPAADEEVAILRATTGAPAGPLDAVLDATQALALQRLAREIPASDAALRYAASLVRATRPDDPNATALVKRAVRWGAGPRAGQALVLGAKAHALLAGRAAVAPEDLRRVAAPVLRHRVLPTFAAEAEGIDADRVVADLLERVAAPSAGVRV; encoded by the coding sequence ATGGCCAACCCCGCACGACTCGACGCCCGCGCCCCGCGCGGTGCGCCCACGCTCGACGACGCCGGACCGCTCGTGGACGCCGTGCGCGCGCTGCGCGCACAGGTGGCGCGGCGGGTGGTGGGGCAGGACCAGGTGGTGGAGGAATTGCTGCTCGCGATCGTGGCCGGGGGGCACGCGCGGCTGGTCGGCGTGCCGGGGCTCGCGAAGACGCTGCTCGTGAAGAGCCTCGCGGAGGCGATGCACCTCGACTTCCGGCGGATCCAGTTCACGCCGGACCTCGTGCCGAGCGACATCACGGGCACGGAGATCCTGGAGGAGGACCACGCGACGGGCGGGCGTGCGTTCCGCTTCGTGCCGGGTCCGATCTTCGGCAACATCGTGCTCGCCGACGAGATCAACCGCGCGCCGCCGCGCACCCAGGCCGCGCTGCTGGAAGCGATGCAGGAGCACGCGGTCAGCGCGGCCGGCCGCACGATGCGGCTGCCGGAGCCGTTCTTCGTGCTCGCGACGCAGAACCCGATCGAGCAGGAGGGGACGTATCCCCTGCCCGAGGCGCAGCTCGACCGCTTCCTGTTCGACGTGCGGGTGAGCTATCCGGCGGCGGACGAGGAGGTGGCGATCCTGCGCGCGACGACGGGCGCGCCGGCGGGGCCGCTGGACGCGGTGCTCGACGCGACGCAGGCGCTCGCGCTGCAGCGGCTCGCGCGCGAGATCCCGGCGAGCGACGCCGCGCTGCGCTACGCGGCGTCGCTCGTGCGCGCGACGCGCCCCGACGACCCGAACGCGACGGCGCTGGTGAAGCGCGCGGTGCGGTGGGGCGCGGGACCGCGCGCGGGCCAGGCGCTCGTGTTAGGCGCGAAGGCGCACGCGCTGCTCGCCGGGCGCGCCGCGGTGGCGCCCGAGGATCTGCGGCGCGTCGCGGCGCCGGTGCTGCGCCACCGCGTGCTGCCGACGTTCGCCGCCGAAGCGGAGGGGATCGATGCGGACCGGGTGGTGGCGGACCTCCTGGAACGTGTCGCGGCACCGAGCGCCGGTGTCCGCGTCTGA
- a CDS encoding NAD(P)(+) transhydrogenase (Re/Si-specific) subunit beta codes for MVRDLLIQLLYFASSILLILGIKGLTRPDTARRGIQYAGVGMLLAIVGTLLYEEIVSYGWIVGGMVLGAAIGLPIGKRVAMTAMPQLIAITHMFGAVAVTLVGVAEYVTHGYGAELSRATMTALGFEVLLGALTVTGSFMAFGKLQGFLPDRPIVFAGQNAINLTIFGGTFVMLAYLVYAPATPAVFFAMIALALMIGVSMVIPIGGADMPVVISLLNSYAGLAASATGFAIGNSVLIICGALDGTAGFILSILMSKAMNRSFTNVLFGGFGTAPTVAARVDSGLVAKPIAVDDAAMQLAYASKVVVIPGYGMAVAQSQHQVRELAALIEKRGGEVRYAIHPVAGRMPGHLNVILADAGVEYDRLITDVDDANQQLSRADVAVVIGANDIVNPSAETDEGSPIYGMPVLEAWNAGRVFVVKRGQGVGFAGIENPLFFRDNTNMIYGDAKKVASALITEIKAMDEGH; via the coding sequence ATGGTGCGCGACCTCCTGATCCAGCTCCTCTACTTCGCGTCGTCGATCCTGCTCATCCTCGGGATCAAGGGGCTCACGCGCCCCGACACCGCGCGCCGCGGCATCCAGTACGCCGGCGTCGGCATGCTGCTCGCCATCGTCGGCACGCTGCTCTACGAGGAGATCGTCTCCTACGGGTGGATCGTCGGCGGCATGGTGCTCGGCGCCGCGATCGGGCTGCCCATCGGCAAGCGCGTCGCCATGACCGCGATGCCGCAGCTCATCGCCATCACGCACATGTTCGGCGCCGTCGCCGTCACGCTCGTCGGCGTCGCCGAGTACGTGACCCACGGCTACGGCGCCGAGCTGTCGCGCGCCACGATGACCGCGCTCGGCTTCGAGGTGCTGCTCGGCGCGCTCACGGTGACCGGCAGCTTCATGGCGTTCGGCAAGCTGCAGGGCTTCCTTCCCGACCGGCCGATCGTGTTCGCGGGCCAGAACGCGATCAACCTCACGATCTTCGGCGGCACGTTCGTGATGCTCGCGTACCTCGTGTACGCGCCCGCCACGCCGGCGGTGTTCTTCGCCATGATCGCGCTCGCGCTCATGATCGGCGTGTCGATGGTGATCCCCATCGGCGGCGCGGACATGCCCGTCGTGATCTCGCTGCTGAACTCGTACGCCGGTCTCGCCGCGAGCGCGACGGGCTTCGCGATCGGCAACAGTGTGCTCATCATCTGCGGCGCGCTCGACGGCACGGCGGGCTTCATCCTGTCGATCCTCATGTCGAAGGCGATGAACCGGTCGTTCACGAACGTGCTGTTCGGCGGCTTCGGCACCGCGCCGACCGTCGCCGCGCGCGTCGACTCGGGGCTCGTCGCGAAGCCGATCGCGGTCGACGACGCGGCCATGCAGCTCGCCTACGCGTCGAAGGTCGTCGTCATCCCCGGCTACGGCATGGCGGTCGCCCAGAGCCAGCACCAGGTGCGCGAGCTCGCGGCGCTCATCGAGAAGCGGGGCGGGGAGGTGCGCTACGCGATCCACCCCGTGGCCGGCCGCATGCCGGGGCACCTGAACGTCATCCTCGCCGACGCTGGCGTGGAGTACGACCGGCTCATCACCGACGTCGACGACGCGAACCAGCAGCTCTCGCGCGCCGACGTCGCCGTCGTCATCGGCGCGAACGACATCGTGAACCCCTCGGCCGAGACCGACGAGGGAAGCCCGATCTACGGCATGCCGGTGCTCGAGGCGTGGAACGCGGGACGCGTGTTCGTCGTGAAGCGCGGCCAGGGCGTCGGCTTCGCCGGCATCGAGAACCCCCTGTTCTTCCGCGACAACACGAACATGATCTACGGCGACGCGAAGAAGGTCGCGTCGGCGCTCATCACCGAGATCAAGGCCATGGACGAGGGACATTGA
- a CDS encoding NAD(P) transhydrogenase subunit alpha produces MTAIMQLYVFVLAGFVGFLVIARVPPLLHTPLMSAANFISAISIVGAILTAGSHSRVAQILGFVAVTFAMINVVAGFVVTDRILGMFQRKPTPSSSEAKSVVMNDGQRS; encoded by the coding sequence ATGACCGCGATCATGCAGCTCTACGTGTTCGTGCTCGCCGGCTTCGTCGGCTTTCTCGTCATCGCGCGCGTGCCGCCCCTGCTGCACACGCCCCTCATGTCGGCGGCGAACTTCATCTCCGCCATCTCCATCGTCGGCGCCATCCTCACCGCGGGCTCGCACTCGCGCGTCGCGCAGATCCTCGGCTTCGTCGCCGTGACGTTCGCGATGATCAACGTCGTCGCCGGCTTCGTCGTCACCGACCGCATCCTCGGCATGTTCCAGAGGAAGCCGACCCCGAGCTCGAGCGAAGCGAAGAGCGTTGTGATGAACGACGGCCAGCGGAGCTGA
- a CDS encoding four helix bundle protein, with translation MATGDFRDLIVWQRSQELLREVYRLNRQLPPEERYEMGSQLRRAAGSVSSNIAEGHSSAYRKVFLAQLSSAHASLKEVDNHLISAVTVGHLYPEDVADALALSDEVSRMLRVMRRKLGG, from the coding sequence ATGGCGACCGGCGACTTCCGCGACCTGATCGTCTGGCAGCGCAGCCAGGAGCTGCTGCGTGAGGTCTACCGTTTGAACCGGCAGCTCCCCCCGGAGGAGCGCTACGAGATGGGATCGCAGCTGCGTCGCGCCGCTGGCTCGGTGTCGTCGAACATCGCCGAGGGCCACAGCAGCGCCTACCGGAAGGTGTTCCTCGCCCAGCTCTCCTCGGCCCACGCATCGCTGAAGGAGGTCGACAACCACCTCATTTCCGCCGTCACGGTGGGTCACCTGTATCCGGAGGATGTCGCCGACGCCCTGGCCCTGAGCGACGAGGTCAGTCGCATGCTCCGCGTGATGCGCCGCAAGCTGGGAGGCTGA
- a CDS encoding FKBP-type peptidyl-prolyl cis-trans isomerase — translation MLLVFTLACTSEGGDSAKTPPPPGNPDPTQNTYAPQLGVALPAFYKTQRGTYYQDVAVGTGIASIPGRKVKVRYTGWLPNGTKFDAGEIDFTPGAGEVIVGWDDGIVGMKVGGKRKLVIPASLGYGAQGAPPDIPPNSVLVFDVELLSVA, via the coding sequence ATGCTTTTGGTGTTCACGCTCGCGTGCACGTCCGAAGGGGGCGACAGCGCGAAGACGCCGCCGCCGCCCGGCAATCCGGACCCCACGCAGAACACGTATGCCCCGCAGCTCGGCGTCGCGCTGCCGGCGTTCTACAAGACGCAGCGCGGCACGTATTATCAGGACGTCGCCGTCGGCACTGGCATCGCGTCGATCCCGGGGCGCAAGGTGAAGGTGCGCTACACCGGGTGGCTGCCGAACGGCACGAAGTTCGACGCCGGCGAGATCGACTTCACCCCCGGCGCCGGCGAGGTGATCGTGGGGTGGGACGACGGCATCGTCGGCATGAAGGTCGGGGGCAAGCGCAAGCTCGTCATCCCCGCCAGTCTCGGATACGGGGCGCAGGGCGCGCCGCCCGACATCCCGCCCAACAGCGTGCTGGTGTTCGACGTGGAGCTGTTGTCAGTGGCGTAG
- a CDS encoding Crp/Fnr family transcriptional regulator — MQQRCVIQRLSPDVRAALASYGAKASWPAGFGIYQRGAPADGVFVVLSGRIVLRSRVKAGRGFVPAIATDGETFGAEGLEIAGRYATDARAEEPSETLHLSGARFRAFLREQPLYAQSLIGQIMAERTQLLDKLHELATLSVEERLIASMLRLADQSRLADGRPLRLGSTDYRLLCELVGATRESVSLVFNRLVGAGLVEREGTTYTIPDLHALGSRLGATWSDSESIVPLVDESRPADRVARI, encoded by the coding sequence GTGCAGCAGAGATGCGTCATCCAGCGGCTGTCGCCCGACGTGCGCGCCGCCCTCGCCAGCTACGGCGCGAAGGCCAGCTGGCCCGCCGGATTCGGCATCTATCAGCGCGGCGCTCCGGCCGACGGCGTGTTCGTCGTCCTGTCGGGTCGCATCGTGCTCCGCAGTCGCGTGAAGGCCGGACGCGGCTTCGTGCCCGCCATCGCCACCGACGGGGAGACGTTCGGTGCCGAGGGGCTCGAGATAGCCGGGCGATACGCCACCGATGCCCGCGCCGAGGAGCCGAGCGAGACGCTGCACCTGAGCGGCGCCCGCTTCCGCGCGTTCCTCCGCGAGCAGCCGCTGTACGCCCAGTCGCTCATCGGCCAGATCATGGCCGAGCGGACGCAGCTGCTCGACAAGCTCCACGAGCTCGCGACGCTGTCCGTCGAGGAACGCCTCATCGCCTCGATGCTGCGCCTCGCCGACCAGTCCCGCCTGGCCGACGGCCGCCCGCTGCGCCTCGGCTCCACCGACTACCGGCTCCTCTGCGAGCTCGTCGGTGCCACGCGCGAGAGCGTCTCGCTCGTCTTCAACCGGCTCGTCGGCGCCGGGCTCGTCGAGCGCGAGGGGACCACCTACACCATTCCCGACCTCCACGCCCTCGGCTCCCGCCTCGGCGCCACCTGGTCCGACAGCGAGTCCATCGTCCCGCTCGTCGACGAGTCGCGCCCGGCCGACCGCGTCGCGCGCATCTGA
- a CDS encoding DUF4159 domain-containing protein encodes MSLVADEFVFTTAQYESGDWDSAPLVPANLIDSVARYTSIRVAPQGAIVPLSSDALLRHPLVYLTGHLPVRFNDAERATLRRFLDRGGMLFVDDHNHDVDGMFHKTATEELTRVAGPLAELPNDDPLYRAFFTFADGPPTTSHELNGWGDNLVHKHLLAAKRGDRIAVLYSNKDYSSEWNFHPENKRFQSVDTTRFGVNIVVYALTR; translated from the coding sequence ATGAGCCTCGTCGCCGACGAGTTCGTGTTCACGACGGCGCAGTACGAGTCCGGCGACTGGGACTCGGCGCCGCTCGTGCCCGCGAACCTCATCGACTCGGTGGCGCGGTACACCAGCATCCGCGTCGCGCCGCAGGGGGCGATCGTGCCGCTGTCGTCGGACGCGCTGCTCCGGCATCCGCTCGTGTACCTCACGGGGCACCTGCCGGTGCGGTTCAACGACGCGGAGCGCGCGACGCTGCGGCGCTTCCTCGACCGCGGCGGCATGCTGTTCGTCGACGACCACAACCACGACGTCGACGGGATGTTCCACAAGACCGCGACGGAGGAGCTGACCCGCGTCGCCGGACCGCTCGCGGAGCTGCCGAACGACGACCCGCTGTACCGCGCGTTCTTCACGTTCGCCGACGGCCCGCCGACGACGAGCCACGAGCTGAACGGGTGGGGGGACAACCTCGTGCACAAGCACCTGCTGGCGGCGAAGCGCGGCGACCGGATCGCGGTGCTGTACAGCAACAAGGACTACAGCTCGGAGTGGAACTTCCACCCCGAGAACAAGCGCTTCCAGAGCGTGGACACGACGCGCTTCGGCGTGAACATCGTGGTCTACGCGCTCACCCGATGA
- a CDS encoding alpha/beta hydrolase codes for MPSILDARVQRLRREVAERLPLGPEGYVVGAEPIALDGDPGRAVLLLHGFGDATDTLVGLAAHLHARGWTVRAPLLPGHGRTLDAFAASGADAWLTAAREAYDALRARCPRVAVVGLSMGAALAVVLAADAPPPALVLLAPYLSAPPVVRVIGALHRVLGLLAPWLRTRGEGSIHEPVARAASRGYGVVTPRLVSQLGRVVHRARAALPRVAAPTLVVLSRRDNRVAPAAALSALARLGGAPAEVVWLEGSGHVITVDYEKERVYALVAAWIDEH; via the coding sequence GTGCCCTCGATCCTCGACGCCCGCGTCCAGCGGCTCCGCCGCGAGGTCGCCGAGCGTCTCCCACTCGGCCCCGAGGGCTACGTCGTCGGCGCGGAGCCGATCGCCCTCGATGGCGATCCCGGGCGCGCCGTCCTCCTCCTCCACGGCTTCGGCGACGCCACCGACACGCTCGTCGGGCTCGCGGCGCACCTCCACGCGCGCGGATGGACCGTGCGGGCCCCGCTGCTCCCGGGTCACGGCCGCACCCTCGACGCGTTCGCCGCGTCCGGCGCCGATGCCTGGCTCACCGCCGCGCGCGAGGCGTACGACGCACTCCGCGCCCGCTGCCCGCGCGTCGCGGTCGTCGGCCTCTCCATGGGCGCCGCGCTCGCCGTCGTCCTCGCCGCGGACGCGCCGCCGCCGGCCCTCGTCCTCCTCGCGCCGTATCTCTCGGCGCCGCCCGTGGTGCGCGTCATCGGCGCGCTCCACCGCGTGCTCGGGCTGCTCGCGCCGTGGCTCCGGACGCGGGGCGAGGGCTCCATCCACGAGCCGGTGGCCCGCGCGGCGAGCCGCGGCTACGGCGTCGTCACCCCGAGGCTCGTCTCGCAGCTCGGACGCGTCGTCCACCGGGCGCGCGCGGCGCTGCCGCGGGTCGCGGCGCCCACGCTCGTCGTGCTCTCGCGCCGCGACAACCGCGTCGCTCCTGCCGCCGCCCTCTCCGCCCTCGCGCGACTCGGCGGCGCGCCAGCGGAGGTGGTGTGGCTCGAGGGATCCGGTCACGTGATCACGGTCGACTACGAGAAGGAGCGCGTGTACGCGCTCGTCGCGGCGTGGATCGACGAGCACTGA
- a CDS encoding Re/Si-specific NAD(P)(+) transhydrogenase subunit alpha, whose protein sequence is MRISVLKEIDPRERRVALVPESVKKLTAAGHEVVVERGAGAAAYFPDAQYEAAGATFAGGAAAAARGAQVVAKVQRPSDGEVALLDEGTSLVCLMQPAQSADLLKHLAARRVTAFALELVPRITRAQSMDVLSSQATIAGYKAVLLGAAQAARLLPMLTTAAGSITPAKCFVIGAGVAGLQAIATARRLGAVVSAFDIRPAAREQVQSLGASFVAAELVAAGAETAGGYAKEQSQDEQARTAAALARHIRDMDLVITTASVPGRPAPKLITEEMVASMRPGSVIVDLAAESGGNCTLTRPGETVVAHDVTIVAPLNIPASVPFHASQMLSKNVLTFLQHVTKDGALTVDLADEITGAMAVTHAGEVRRS, encoded by the coding sequence ATGCGGATAAGCGTTTTGAAGGAGATCGATCCGCGCGAGCGGCGTGTCGCGCTCGTGCCCGAGAGCGTGAAGAAGCTCACCGCCGCGGGGCACGAGGTCGTCGTGGAGCGCGGCGCGGGCGCCGCCGCGTACTTTCCCGACGCGCAGTACGAGGCCGCCGGCGCCACGTTCGCCGGCGGCGCGGCCGCCGCCGCGCGCGGCGCGCAGGTCGTCGCGAAGGTGCAGCGCCCGAGCGACGGCGAGGTCGCGTTGCTCGACGAGGGCACGTCGCTCGTCTGCCTCATGCAGCCCGCGCAGAGCGCCGACCTCCTGAAGCACCTCGCCGCGCGCAGGGTCACCGCGTTCGCTCTCGAGCTCGTGCCGCGCATCACGCGCGCGCAGTCGATGGACGTCCTCTCGTCGCAGGCGACGATCGCCGGCTACAAGGCCGTGCTGCTCGGCGCCGCGCAGGCCGCGCGCCTCCTGCCGATGCTCACCACCGCGGCCGGCTCCATCACGCCGGCGAAGTGCTTCGTCATCGGCGCCGGCGTCGCGGGGCTGCAGGCCATCGCCACGGCGCGCCGGCTCGGCGCCGTCGTGAGCGCGTTCGACATTCGCCCCGCCGCGCGCGAGCAGGTGCAGAGCCTCGGCGCGTCGTTCGTCGCCGCGGAGCTGGTCGCGGCCGGCGCGGAGACGGCGGGCGGCTACGCGAAGGAGCAGAGCCAGGACGAGCAGGCGCGCACCGCCGCCGCGCTCGCGAGGCACATCCGCGACATGGACCTCGTCATCACCACCGCGTCGGTCCCCGGCCGGCCCGCGCCGAAGCTCATCACCGAGGAGATGGTCGCCTCCATGCGCCCGGGCTCCGTCATCGTCGATCTCGCCGCGGAGTCGGGCGGCAACTGCACGCTCACGCGCCCCGGCGAGACCGTCGTCGCGCACGACGTCACGATCGTCGCACCGTTGAACATTCCGGCCAGCGTGCCGTTCCACGCGAGCCAGATGCTGAGCAAGAACGTCCTCACGTTCCTCCAACACGTCACCAAGGACGGCGCGCTCACCGTCGATCTGGCCGACGAGATCACGGGCGCCATGGCCGTCACCCACGCCGGAGAGGTTCGCCGCTCATGA
- a CDS encoding metallopeptidase TldD-related protein yields the protein MTHRRDFLKQSGAAVGAAVLGGSPLEAIPRVLAAASPAPADRALETFADPAATRAIMMAALDAAKAAGATYADVRVSRQRQNFVFTREQQIQNVVDTDSVGVGVRALVDGTWGFAATRRLTTDGAAAAAREATAIAKASRVARDKAVEWLPSPAYKDVKWKGAYATDPWDVPLEQKADLLLQANAAAMKAANVKFVFSGLFFVKDERNYANSDGSVIGQDVVRTWPLMQITAVAPDFTDFQNRGNVVQPMARGWEYVLSSDLAGNAKRWGEEASEKLKAKPVDVGRYDLVLDPSNIWLTIHESIAHPTELDRAMGYEANYAGTSFVSPPEKMLGAFRYGPDMMHVVGDRTQEGGLSTIGWDDDGVKPEPFDIIKGGLVVDYQTTREQAPWLRWWYEKSGKPVQSHGCSYAQGWNNVQFQRMPNVSLQPGTRDLTRDDLVAATDNGILIVGDGSFSIDQQRYNAQFGGQTFYEIKGGKVAGMLKDVAYQIRTPDFWRSMDMLGGRRSYQMGGSFFDGKGQPGQVNAVSHGAPAVRFKQVNVINTGRKA from the coding sequence ATGACTCACCGACGTGACTTCCTGAAGCAGAGCGGCGCCGCCGTCGGCGCGGCGGTGCTCGGCGGTAGCCCGCTGGAGGCGATCCCGCGCGTGCTCGCCGCGGCGTCCCCCGCGCCCGCAGACCGCGCGCTCGAGACGTTCGCCGACCCCGCGGCGACGCGCGCGATCATGATGGCGGCGCTCGATGCCGCGAAGGCCGCCGGCGCGACGTACGCCGACGTGCGCGTGAGCCGGCAGCGGCAGAACTTCGTGTTCACGCGCGAGCAGCAGATCCAGAACGTCGTCGACACCGACTCGGTCGGTGTCGGCGTGCGCGCGCTCGTCGACGGCACGTGGGGCTTCGCGGCGACGCGGCGCCTGACGACCGACGGCGCGGCGGCCGCGGCGCGCGAGGCGACCGCGATCGCGAAGGCGTCGCGCGTGGCGCGCGACAAGGCGGTGGAGTGGCTGCCGAGCCCCGCATACAAGGACGTGAAGTGGAAGGGCGCGTACGCCACCGATCCGTGGGACGTGCCGCTCGAGCAGAAGGCCGACCTGCTGCTGCAGGCGAACGCCGCGGCGATGAAGGCGGCGAACGTGAAGTTCGTCTTCTCGGGGCTGTTCTTCGTGAAGGACGAGCGCAACTACGCGAACAGCGACGGGTCGGTCATCGGGCAGGACGTCGTGCGCACGTGGCCGCTGATGCAGATCACCGCGGTGGCGCCCGACTTCACCGACTTCCAGAACCGCGGCAACGTCGTGCAGCCGATGGCGCGCGGATGGGAGTACGTGCTGTCGAGTGACCTCGCCGGCAACGCGAAGCGGTGGGGCGAGGAGGCGAGCGAGAAGCTGAAGGCGAAGCCGGTCGACGTGGGGCGCTACGACCTCGTGCTCGATCCGTCGAACATCTGGCTGACGATCCACGAGAGCATCGCGCACCCGACGGAGCTCGACCGCGCGATGGGCTACGAGGCGAACTACGCGGGCACGAGCTTCGTGAGCCCGCCGGAGAAGATGCTCGGCGCGTTCCGGTACGGTCCCGACATGATGCACGTCGTCGGCGACCGCACACAGGAGGGCGGGCTCTCCACCATCGGATGGGACGACGACGGCGTGAAGCCCGAGCCGTTCGACATCATCAAGGGCGGCCTCGTCGTCGACTACCAGACGACGCGCGAGCAGGCGCCGTGGCTGCGCTGGTGGTACGAGAAGAGCGGCAAGCCGGTGCAGTCGCACGGCTGCTCGTACGCGCAGGGGTGGAACAACGTGCAGTTCCAGCGCATGCCCAACGTGAGCCTGCAGCCCGGCACGCGCGACCTCACGCGCGACGATCTCGTGGCGGCGACCGACAACGGGATCCTCATCGTCGGCGACGGCTCGTTCTCGATCGACCAGCAGCGCTACAACGCGCAGTTCGGCGGGCAGACGTTCTACGAGATCAAGGGGGGCAAGGTCGCGGGGATGCTGAAGGACGTGGCCTACCAGATCCGCACCCCGGACTTCTGGCGGTCGATGGACATGTTAGGCGGCCGCCGCTCGTACCAGATGGGCGGGAGCTTCTTCGACGGGAAGGGGCAGCCGGGGCAGGTGAACGCGGTGAGCCACGGCGCGCCGGCGGTGCGCTTCAAGCAGGTCAACGTCATCAACACGGGGAGGAAGGCCTGA
- a CDS encoding DUF58 domain-containing protein, which translates to MHDSDTRLLDELRGVRWAARKLAAATLPGAHRARLRSPGGELSEYRAYRQGDDPRRLDWRLLARSDRAFIRLADDHALLPTVLVVDASASMAFRAKWRAARALSLGLAAVAHAAGDPVGLAVAAPDARDRWLPARARRGVVHEVARALDAVTPDGDAPLAPLVTHAAAVRGTRLVLVSDFLGDEAATLRAATTHRAQGGEVYALHVLDAQELDPPRGAVLAVDPERPDVRRPLDAVSRAAYLAAFAKWRAETARAWRDAGATYVAVTTDEPPARAVRRVVRGAVESHAEARA; encoded by the coding sequence ATGCACGACTCGGACACGCGCCTGCTGGACGAGCTGCGCGGCGTGCGGTGGGCCGCACGCAAGCTGGCGGCGGCGACCCTGCCCGGCGCGCACCGCGCACGGCTGCGCAGCCCCGGCGGGGAGCTGAGCGAGTATCGCGCGTACCGACAGGGCGACGATCCGCGACGGCTCGACTGGCGGCTGCTCGCGCGCAGCGACCGCGCATTCATCCGTCTGGCCGACGACCACGCGCTGCTGCCGACGGTGCTCGTGGTGGACGCGAGCGCATCGATGGCGTTCCGCGCGAAGTGGCGCGCCGCACGTGCGCTGTCGTTAGGCCTCGCCGCGGTCGCGCACGCGGCGGGGGATCCCGTGGGCCTCGCGGTCGCGGCGCCGGACGCGCGCGACCGGTGGCTGCCGGCCCGCGCGCGGCGCGGCGTGGTACACGAGGTCGCACGCGCGCTCGACGCGGTGACGCCGGACGGGGATGCGCCGCTCGCTCCGCTCGTGACGCACGCGGCGGCGGTGCGCGGCACGCGGCTCGTGCTCGTGTCCGACTTCCTCGGCGACGAGGCGGCGACGCTGCGCGCGGCGACGACGCACCGCGCGCAGGGCGGCGAGGTGTACGCGCTGCACGTGCTCGACGCGCAGGAGCTCGATCCGCCGCGCGGCGCGGTGCTCGCCGTGGACCCGGAGCGTCCGGACGTGCGCCGCCCGCTCGATGCGGTGTCGCGCGCCGCGTATCTCGCCGCGTTCGCGAAGTGGCGCGCGGAGACGGCGCGCGCGTGGCGCGACGCGGGCGCGACGTACGTGGCGGTGACGACAGACGAGCCGCCGGCGCGCGCGGTGCGCCGCGTGGTGCGCGGCGCCGTCGAGAGCCACGCGGAGGCTCGGGCGTGA
- a CDS encoding serine/threonine-protein kinase, translating to MSALLSLPTPIADVPADPDAERVWLADVFAADALGAQYQLVRELGRGGMGVVVLARDLALHRVVAIKLMRRELALLEDERTRFQREARLMARLTHPSIVPVHAFGEVTLGAERVPYFVMRHVDGESLAERLRREGTLKGSEVRRILGELALALDYAHHEGVVHRDLKPENVLLERSSTGAGGRVILTDFGVAALPSYDAQPMPGFSMGTPQYMSPEQLVGEHAIDRRSDLYALGVLGFTLLTGRPPFGGRTLRELSARHLLQRVPALARLAPDAPTSLVAVIERCLAKDPAARFDSGRELHDALERGAGFDWKRWTSALRAAVI from the coding sequence ATGTCCGCGCTGCTCTCGCTTCCGACTCCCATCGCCGACGTCCCTGCCGATCCCGACGCGGAGCGCGTCTGGTTGGCCGACGTCTTCGCCGCCGACGCGCTCGGCGCGCAGTACCAGCTCGTGCGCGAGCTGGGGCGCGGCGGCATGGGAGTGGTCGTGCTCGCGCGCGACCTCGCGCTGCATCGCGTCGTGGCGATCAAGCTGATGCGGCGCGAGCTCGCGCTGCTGGAGGACGAGCGCACGCGCTTCCAGCGCGAGGCGCGGCTCATGGCGCGCCTCACGCACCCGAGCATCGTGCCCGTGCACGCGTTCGGCGAGGTCACGCTCGGCGCCGAGCGCGTGCCGTACTTCGTGATGCGCCACGTCGACGGCGAATCGCTCGCCGAGCGGCTGCGGCGCGAGGGCACGCTGAAGGGAAGCGAGGTGCGGCGGATCCTCGGCGAGCTCGCGCTCGCGCTCGACTACGCGCACCACGAGGGCGTGGTGCATCGCGACCTGAAGCCGGAGAACGTGCTGCTGGAGCGCTCGTCGACCGGCGCGGGTGGGCGCGTGATCCTCACCGACTTCGGCGTCGCCGCGCTCCCGTCGTACGACGCGCAGCCGATGCCGGGGTTCTCGATGGGGACGCCGCAGTACATGTCGCCGGAGCAGCTCGTCGGCGAGCATGCGATCGACCGGCGCAGCGACCTGTACGCGCTCGGCGTGCTCGGGTTCACGCTGCTCACCGGACGTCCGCCGTTCGGCGGGCGCACGCTGCGCGAGCTGTCGGCGCGTCATCTGCTGCAGCGCGTGCCCGCGCTCGCGCGGCTCGCGCCGGACGCGCCGACGTCGCTCGTCGCGGTGATCGAGCGGTGTCTCGCGAAGGATCCCGCGGCGCGCTTCGACAGCGGGCGCGAGCTGCACGACGCGCTCGAGCGCGGCGCCGGGTTCGACTGGAAGCGGTGGACGTCCGCGCTCCGCGCGGCGGTGATCTGA